In Palaemon carinicauda isolate YSFRI2023 chromosome 28, ASM3689809v2, whole genome shotgun sequence, a single genomic region encodes these proteins:
- the LOC137621882 gene encoding uncharacterized protein has translation MTHDLSLNITMSHNLSQNTAMFHDLSLNMTMYHDFTLNMAMSHDLSFSMAMSHDLSLNMFMTPELSHNIVMSHNISLNIAMFHDLSLNMAMSHHLYHNMVMTHNLSINMAIFHDLPHNMAIYVSQTFT, from the coding sequence ATGACTCACGACCTTTCACTTAACATTACTATGTCTCACAACCTTTCACAAAATACAGCTATGTTTCACGACCTTTCACTCAACATGACTATGTATCACGACTTCACACTCAACATGGCTATGTCTCATGACCTTTCATTTAGCATGGCTATGTCTCACGACCTTTCCCTTAATATGTTTATGACTCCCGAACTTTCACATAATATAGTTATGTCTCACAACATTTCACTTAACATTGCTATGTTTCACGACCTTTCACTTAACATGGCTATGTCTCACCATCTTTACCATAATATGGTTATGACTCACAACCTTTCAATTAACATGGCTATATTTCACGACCTTCCACATAACATGGCTATATACGTCTCACAAACTTTCACTTAA